From the genome of Flavobacterium luteolum, one region includes:
- a CDS encoding DUF1090 family protein: MKVKTILTLLLFTISFVGFSQSNCTTLKGCERKLCELNTKLAAAKKAGNQNQIKGIEEAIAQTKKNCTTKTVNKDLDKKVKEKQQEVNERTAELNKAIKDNESKEKIDKKRKKLNEAKADLNKALAEQKTK; the protein is encoded by the coding sequence ATGAAAGTGAAAACGATATTAACTTTACTTCTTTTTACCATTTCTTTTGTTGGATTTTCTCAAAGTAATTGCACCACTTTAAAAGGATGCGAAAGAAAATTATGTGAATTAAACACAAAACTAGCTGCCGCAAAAAAAGCTGGAAATCAAAATCAGATAAAAGGCATTGAAGAGGCTATTGCGCAAACCAAGAAAAACTGCACTACTAAAACAGTAAATAAAGATCTTGACAAAAAGGTTAAAGAGAAACAGCAAGAAGTAAATGAAAGAACAGCCGAGTTGAATAAGGCTATTAAAGACAATGAAAGCAAAGAAAAAATCGACAAAAAAAGGAAAAAACTAAATGAGGCAAAAGCAGATTTGAATAAAGCTTTGGCGGAACAGAAAACGAAATAA
- a CDS encoding SDR family NAD(P)-dependent oxidoreductase: MKNIIVTGTSRGIGYELALQFANAGNQVLAISRKIPKTLLEHQNVTCLSVDLADETTLHEVESFLSSTWKKVDAVVHNAGALLLKPFAETTQADFESIYKVNVFAVANLTRICLPYLGKGSHVVTISSIGGVRGSLKFAGLAAYSSSKGAVITLSELLAEEYKEQGISFNVLALGSVQTEMLNEAFPGYQAPISAEGMATYIYDFTLNGNKYFNGKVLEVSSTNP, encoded by the coding sequence ATGAAAAATATTATTGTTACCGGAACGAGTAGAGGAATTGGTTATGAATTGGCATTGCAGTTTGCAAATGCAGGAAATCAAGTATTGGCGATTTCGAGAAAAATACCAAAAACACTTTTAGAACATCAAAATGTAACTTGTCTGTCGGTTGATTTGGCAGACGAAACCACTTTGCATGAAGTAGAAAGTTTTCTTTCTTCAACATGGAAAAAAGTAGATGCAGTAGTTCATAATGCAGGTGCATTACTTTTAAAACCTTTTGCAGAAACTACACAGGCAGATTTTGAAAGCATTTATAAAGTGAATGTTTTTGCTGTCGCTAATTTGACTAGAATTTGTCTTCCGTATTTAGGAAAAGGAAGTCATGTTGTAACAATCAGTTCTATTGGCGGAGTTCGCGGAAGTTTGAAATTTGCTGGATTGGCAGCTTACAGTTCTAGTAAAGGAGCGGTTATTACTTTAAGCGAACTATTAGCGGAAGAATACAAAGAGCAAGGAATCTCATTTAATGTTTTGGCTTTAGGTTCTGTTCAAACAGAAATGCTAAACGAAGCATTTCCAGGATATCAAGCACCGATTTCAGCAGAAGGAATGGCAACTTATATTTATGATTTTACACTTAACGGTAATAAATATTTTAATGGAAAGGTATTAGAAGTTTCTTCAACGAATCCGTAA
- a CDS encoding M28 family peptidase produces MKKLYFLLPLVFLACKSGTSTTKENEIKGVSKPIEISYKVKESEISDFLKYLSSDELEGRETGTKGIEKAAVFLEDFLKKNKIKPYFKTYRDTLTNFEKPAFNIVGVIEGTDPELKKEFVVLSAHYDHIGLETKDQADKINNGANDDASGVTSVAAMAKYFSTTKANKRSILIVFFAGEEKGLLGSKSLVEKLKKQNFNLYTQLNIEMIGVPMKRDYLAYITGFDKSNMAQKINEYTGKNTIGFLPKEAEYKLFYRSDNYSFFQAFGKPCQSLSTFDFENFDFYHHVSDEFKLMDIPHITAFTQELLPAVTKIAVSPTQEITMNK; encoded by the coding sequence ATGAAAAAGCTATACTTTCTGCTTCCTCTTGTTTTTCTAGCATGCAAATCGGGAACTTCAACAACAAAAGAGAATGAAATAAAAGGAGTTTCAAAACCCATAGAAATCAGTTATAAAGTAAAGGAATCTGAAATTTCAGATTTTCTAAAATATCTTTCTTCTGATGAATTAGAAGGACGTGAGACTGGAACGAAAGGAATTGAAAAAGCGGCCGTTTTCTTGGAAGACTTTTTAAAGAAAAATAAAATTAAACCGTATTTTAAAACTTATCGTGATACTTTGACAAATTTCGAAAAGCCAGCGTTTAATATTGTTGGGGTTATTGAAGGAACAGATCCCGAACTAAAAAAAGAATTTGTTGTATTGAGCGCGCATTACGATCATATTGGTTTAGAGACAAAAGATCAGGCTGATAAAATTAATAATGGTGCCAATGATGATGCTTCGGGAGTAACTTCTGTAGCTGCAATGGCAAAATATTTTAGCACCACTAAAGCTAACAAACGAAGTATATTAATTGTATTTTTTGCGGGAGAAGAAAAAGGATTATTAGGATCTAAAAGTTTAGTAGAGAAATTGAAAAAGCAAAATTTCAATCTTTACACGCAATTAAATATCGAAATGATTGGTGTGCCAATGAAACGAGATTATCTAGCTTACATTACTGGTTTTGATAAATCGAACATGGCACAGAAAATAAATGAATACACAGGAAAAAATACCATCGGATTTTTACCTAAAGAAGCAGAATATAAGCTGTTTTATAGATCTGATAATTATTCGTTTTTTCAGGCTTTCGGAAAACCATGTCAATCTCTAAGTACTTTTGATTTTGAAAATTTTGATTTTTATCATCATGTTTCAGATGAATTCAAATTAATGGACATTCCTCATATTACGGCTTTCACGCAGGAATTATTGCCAGCGGTAACAAAAATTGCCGTTTCTCCAACGCAAGAAATAACCATGAACAAATAA
- a CDS encoding four helix bundle protein: MSESIVKTKSFELAVRGVNFYKWLVAERKEFVMSKQFLRSVTSVGANVREAVNAQSKPDFIHKLSISQKECDESMYWLEILIATNYISNAEFESMHKQCEEVLKIIKSIILTTKKKLITQNS, from the coding sequence ATGAGTGAGAGTATTGTAAAAACTAAAAGTTTTGAGTTAGCTGTAAGAGGAGTTAATTTTTATAAATGGCTAGTTGCAGAAAGGAAAGAATTTGTAATGAGTAAGCAGTTTTTGCGTTCGGTTACTTCAGTCGGTGCCAATGTTCGGGAAGCAGTGAATGCTCAAAGCAAACCTGATTTTATTCATAAATTATCGATTTCTCAAAAAGAATGTGATGAATCAATGTATTGGTTGGAAATATTGATTGCTACGAATTATATTTCTAATGCGGAATTTGAATCAATGCACAAGCAATGTGAAGAAGTGCTAAAAATCATAAAAAGTATAATTTTAACGACAAAGAAAAAACTCATAACTCAAAACTCATAA
- a CDS encoding methyltransferase → MYEKTFPNKRFKLTLEFLKKHVSTSETIFDFGVPNPFSKIMEENGYTVKNTKGEDLDNDQTALQTEDYTVFTAFEIFEHLLNPYTILQNVKCDKLLISIPLRLWFSPAYRSKTDMWDRHYHEFEDWQLDWLLEKTGWKITDRLQFTHPVKKLGIRPLLRYFTPRYYIVVAEKVKN, encoded by the coding sequence ATGTACGAAAAAACGTTTCCGAATAAAAGATTCAAACTTACTTTAGAGTTTTTAAAAAAGCACGTTAGCACATCTGAAACCATTTTTGATTTTGGTGTTCCAAATCCATTTTCAAAAATAATGGAAGAAAACGGTTATACTGTAAAAAATACAAAAGGAGAAGATTTAGACAACGACCAAACGGCTTTACAAACAGAAGATTATACCGTTTTTACAGCTTTTGAAATTTTCGAACATTTACTAAATCCGTACACTATTTTGCAAAATGTAAAGTGTGATAAATTGTTAATTTCAATTCCGTTACGTTTATGGTTTTCGCCTGCTTATCGTTCTAAAACAGATATGTGGGACAGACATTATCATGAATTTGAAGATTGGCAGTTGGACTGGCTTTTAGAAAAAACAGGATGGAAAATCACAGATCGTCTTCAATTTACACATCCAGTAAAAAAACTTGGAATCAGACCATTATTAAGATACTTCACTCCGAGATATTATATTGTTGTCGCGGAAAAAGTTAAGAACTAA
- a CDS encoding MlaE family ABC transporter permease, with protein MMLIRYLSQIGKYFLMLKEIFNKQTKWPVMKNLIFKEIDDLIIDSLGIVCFISFFIGGVVAIQTALNLTNPLIPKYLIGFATRQSVVLEFAPTFISVIMAGKMGSYITSSIGTMRVTEQIDALEVMGVNSVNYLVFPKIIALLMYPFVIGISMFLGIFGGWLACAYGGFSTGADFIMGAQKDFIPFHITYAFIKTLIFAMLLATIPSFHGYYMKGGALEVGKASTTSFVWTSVTIILLNYILTQLLLG; from the coding sequence ATGATGCTAATTCGTTATTTATCCCAAATAGGAAAATATTTTTTAATGCTGAAAGAAATTTTCAATAAACAGACTAAATGGCCTGTTATGAAAAATTTAATTTTCAAAGAAATCGATGATTTGATTATTGACTCCCTTGGAATTGTTTGCTTTATATCTTTTTTCATTGGAGGAGTTGTTGCCATTCAAACAGCTTTAAACTTAACTAACCCATTAATTCCTAAATATCTTATTGGTTTTGCTACACGTCAATCTGTAGTTTTGGAATTTGCTCCGACTTTTATTTCGGTAATTATGGCCGGTAAAATGGGATCTTACATCACTTCAAGTATCGGAACAATGCGCGTTACAGAACAAATTGATGCTTTAGAAGTTATGGGGGTTAACTCTGTAAATTATCTTGTATTCCCTAAAATTATTGCTTTATTAATGTACCCTTTTGTTATTGGAATTAGTATGTTTTTAGGAATTTTTGGTGGATGGCTTGCTTGTGCTTACGGAGGATTTTCAACTGGTGCAGATTTTATTATGGGAGCTCAAAAAGATTTCATACCGTTTCATATTACTTATGCATTTATCAAGACTTTAATATTTGCGATGTTATTGGCAACAATTCCATCTTTTCATGGTTATTATATGAAAGGTGGTGCATTAGAAGTTGGTAAGGCAAGTACAACGTCATTTGTATGGACATCTGTTACTATTATCCTTCTAAATTATATATTAACTCAATTATTATTAGGATAA
- a CDS encoding SRPBCC family protein — protein MTTIKLTTEIKASKQIAFDVSRNIDIHQQSASPSKEKAIAGITSGLINFGETVTWRGKHFGFYITHKSRITAMNFYDCFVDEMEKGKFKTFKHEHFFEEENGVTIMKDKLQYETPFGIFGKLFDVLFLKKHLTNFLLERNKILKLVSEKYV, from the coding sequence ATGACAACAATAAAGCTCACGACCGAAATAAAAGCCTCAAAACAAATCGCTTTTGATGTCTCAAGGAATATCGATATTCACCAACAATCTGCTAGTCCTTCAAAAGAAAAAGCGATTGCTGGAATAACATCTGGTTTAATAAATTTTGGAGAAACAGTAACCTGGCGCGGCAAACATTTTGGATTTTACATCACTCACAAAAGCCGAATTACTGCAATGAATTTTTATGATTGTTTTGTAGATGAAATGGAAAAAGGCAAATTCAAAACCTTCAAACATGAACATTTTTTTGAAGAAGAAAATGGCGTTACAATCATGAAAGATAAATTGCAATATGAAACTCCGTTTGGGATATTTGGAAAATTGTTTGATGTTTTGTTTTTGAAAAAACATTTGACGAATTTTCTTTTGGAAAGAAATAAAATTTTAAAATTGGTTTCAGAGAAGTACGTTTAG
- a CDS encoding SprT-like domain-containing protein, whose amino-acid sequence MSDTLAKYIPEHAVKPVFDLIVANQVHLKIVNERQTRHGDYRRGPSGKHEITVNASLNKYRFLITLIHEIAHLVAFEKFGRNIKPHGNEWKYTFQRLMVPFIRPEIFPGQILPLLARHFKNPSASSDTDTTLSLALKQYDKENDKNYVFEIPYGSIFRIKNGKVFKKIAVRTKRFECLEISSGKTYLFNPNAEVELITLKNSNT is encoded by the coding sequence TTGAGCGATACTTTAGCGAAATATATCCCAGAACATGCAGTAAAACCCGTTTTCGATTTGATAGTGGCCAATCAGGTTCATTTGAAGATTGTAAACGAACGTCAGACGCGTCATGGAGATTATAGACGCGGACCAAGCGGTAAGCATGAAATTACGGTCAATGCAAGTTTAAATAAATACAGATTTTTAATTACGCTGATTCACGAAATTGCACATTTAGTTGCTTTTGAAAAGTTTGGACGTAATATAAAGCCACATGGCAATGAATGGAAGTATACTTTTCAGCGTTTAATGGTTCCGTTTATTCGGCCAGAAATATTTCCGGGACAGATTTTACCTTTGCTAGCAAGACATTTTAAAAACCCATCTGCAAGTAGTGATACAGATACCACTTTGTCTTTGGCTTTAAAGCAATACGACAAAGAAAATGATAAAAATTACGTTTTCGAAATTCCTTACGGAAGTATTTTTAGAATTAAGAATGGTAAAGTCTTTAAAAAAATAGCCGTTAGAACAAAGCGATTTGAGTGTTTAGAAATCAGTTCTGGAAAGACGTATCTTTTTAATCCGAATGCTGAGGTTGAATTAATTACTTTGAAAAATTCCAATACCTAA
- a CDS encoding glycosyltransferase: MKYYIVIPAHNEENLIGLTLQSLVTQTVLPTKVVVVNDNSTDKTEEVVLGFAKENPYISVVNKTSDAIHLPGSKVIQAFQKGFETLDSDYDIIVKIDGDLIFPPNYFETIIKHFESDPKIGMAGGFCYIDKNGEWVLENLTDKDHIRGALKAYRKETFQQIGGLRPAMGWDTVDELLCKYYDWKIVTDESLHVKHLKPTGANYNKTARYKQGEAFYTLGYGFWITAIASAKLAMMKKKPFLFLDYIKGFMKAKSAKTPLLVTPEQAKFIKNYRLKKMKEKLI; the protein is encoded by the coding sequence ATGAAATATTACATCGTCATTCCCGCACACAACGAAGAAAATCTAATTGGCTTAACATTACAGTCTCTAGTTACTCAAACTGTTCTGCCTACAAAAGTTGTGGTTGTAAATGACAATTCTACAGATAAAACAGAAGAAGTTGTACTGGGTTTTGCAAAAGAAAACCCATACATTTCTGTTGTAAACAAAACTTCTGATGCCATTCATTTGCCGGGAAGTAAAGTAATTCAGGCTTTTCAGAAAGGTTTTGAAACTCTGGATTCTGATTATGATATTATTGTAAAAATAGACGGCGACTTAATTTTTCCTCCAAACTATTTTGAAACCATAATCAAACATTTTGAGTCTGATCCTAAAATCGGAATGGCTGGCGGATTCTGCTATATTGATAAAAATGGCGAATGGGTTTTAGAAAACCTAACCGATAAAGATCATATTCGTGGTGCTTTGAAAGCGTATCGAAAAGAAACTTTCCAGCAAATCGGTGGTTTACGACCAGCAATGGGATGGGATACTGTAGACGAATTGCTTTGCAAGTATTACGATTGGAAAATAGTTACCGACGAATCTTTACATGTAAAACACCTAAAACCGACAGGTGCAAACTACAACAAAACAGCTCGTTACAAACAAGGCGAAGCTTTTTATACTTTAGGTTATGGTTTTTGGATCACAGCGATTGCTTCGGCAAAACTGGCAATGATGAAGAAAAAACCATTTCTATTTTTAGATTACATTAAAGGATTTATGAAAGCAAAAAGCGCAAAAACTCCTTTATTAGTAACTCCCGAACAAGCTAAGTTTATTAAAAATTATCGTTTAAAAAAAATGAAAGAAAAGTTAATTTGA
- a CDS encoding 3-oxoacyl-ACP synthase III family protein — protein sequence MKIKIIGIGSYIPNLEVKNTDFDKHVFLNEDGTPFGYPNEVVIKKFKGITGIENRRYAEPQYNASDLAFFAAEKAIANAAIDAETLDYIIIAHNFGDVKPGTTQSDILPSLATRVKNKLGIKNPKCVAYDIIFGCPGWIEGVLQANAFIKSGMAKRVMVIGAETLSRVVDDHDRDSMIYSDGAGASILEASTDEAGLLAYESATYATDEANYLFFGKSYNKDLDPDTKYIKMYGRKIYEFALSNVPCAMKSCLDKSGIAIDEVKKILIHQANEKMDEAIIERFYKLYDKTAPKDIMPMSIHDLGNSSVATVPTLYDLILQGKVENHEINKGDILIFASVGAGMNINAFVYRY from the coding sequence ATGAAAATAAAAATTATTGGTATTGGGAGCTATATTCCTAATCTAGAAGTAAAAAACACAGATTTTGATAAACATGTTTTTTTAAATGAGGATGGAACTCCTTTTGGTTATCCGAACGAAGTTGTTATTAAAAAATTTAAAGGTATTACGGGAATTGAAAATCGTCGTTATGCTGAACCGCAATACAATGCTTCTGATTTAGCTTTTTTTGCTGCTGAAAAAGCCATTGCAAATGCTGCCATTGATGCGGAAACTTTAGACTATATTATCATCGCTCATAATTTTGGAGATGTAAAACCAGGAACCACTCAGTCAGATATTTTACCGAGTTTAGCAACACGTGTTAAAAACAAACTAGGCATCAAAAATCCTAAGTGTGTGGCTTACGATATTATTTTTGGATGTCCAGGATGGATCGAAGGTGTTTTACAAGCCAATGCTTTCATCAAATCTGGAATGGCAAAAAGAGTTATGGTCATTGGAGCTGAAACGCTATCAAGAGTTGTTGATGATCACGATCGTGATTCGATGATTTATTCTGATGGTGCTGGTGCTTCAATTTTAGAAGCCTCAACTGATGAAGCTGGATTATTAGCTTATGAAAGCGCGACTTATGCAACTGATGAAGCCAATTATCTTTTCTTCGGAAAATCATACAATAAAGATTTAGATCCAGATACGAAATACATTAAGATGTACGGTCGCAAAATCTACGAATTTGCTTTAAGCAATGTACCATGTGCGATGAAAAGCTGTTTAGATAAAAGCGGAATTGCAATAGATGAAGTGAAAAAAATCCTGATTCATCAAGCAAACGAAAAAATGGACGAAGCAATCATCGAACGTTTCTACAAACTATACGACAAAACGGCTCCTAAGGATATCATGCCAATGAGTATTCACGATTTAGGAAATAGTAGTGTTGCAACTGTTCCGACATTGTATGATTTAATACTTCAGGGAAAAGTTGAAAATCATGAAATCAACAAAGGTGATATTCTTATTTTTGCTTCAGTTGGAGCTGGTATGAACATTAATGCCTTTGTTTATAGATATTAA
- a CDS encoding ABC transporter ATP-binding protein encodes MIEVKNIEKSFGDSKVLKGVSTVFETGKTNLIIGQSGSGKTVLLKTLLGIHTPDSGTIEFDGRVYSDLDKDEKRELRTEIGMVFQGSALFDSMTVEENVAFPLKMFTNNSKAQIKERVDFVLERVNLVDAHKKLPSEISGGMQKRVAIARAIVNNPKYLFCDEPNSGLDPNTSTLIDNLIQEITKEYNITTVINTHDMNSVMEIGENIVFLKKGLKAWQGTKEEIFKTDNEAIVKFVYSSNLFKKVREAYLKGL; translated from the coding sequence ATGATAGAAGTAAAAAATATAGAGAAATCATTTGGCGACAGTAAAGTTTTAAAAGGCGTTTCGACGGTATTTGAAACTGGAAAAACAAACTTGATTATTGGACAAAGTGGATCTGGAAAAACAGTTTTATTAAAAACTTTATTGGGAATTCATACACCAGATTCGGGAACAATTGAATTTGACGGTAGAGTTTATTCTGATTTAGATAAAGATGAAAAACGTGAATTAAGAACTGAAATCGGAATGGTATTTCAGGGTTCTGCTTTATTTGACTCAATGACAGTTGAAGAAAATGTAGCTTTCCCGTTAAAAATGTTCACCAATAATAGCAAAGCGCAAATTAAAGAAAGAGTTGACTTTGTTTTAGAAAGAGTAAATCTTGTTGACGCTCACAAAAAATTACCTTCTGAGATTTCTGGAGGTATGCAAAAACGTGTGGCTATTGCGAGAGCTATTGTAAACAATCCGAAATATTTGTTTTGTGATGAACCAAACTCTGGATTAGATCCAAATACTTCGACTTTGATTGACAACCTGATTCAGGAAATTACAAAAGAATATAATATTACAACCGTAATCAACACGCACGATATGAACTCCGTGATGGAAATCGGTGAAAATATTGTTTTTCTAAAGAAAGGCTTAAAAGCTTGGCAGGGAACTAAAGAAGAAATCTTTAAAACCGATAATGAAGCAATAGTTAAATTCGTATATTCTTCAAACTTATTTAAGAAAGTACGAGAAGCTTATTTAAAAGGACTATAG
- the gcvP gene encoding aminomethyl-transferring glycine dehydrogenase: MKTDAFALRHIGPRETDLQHMLKTIGVDSIERLVYETLPDDIRLKAPLNLDPAMTEFEYANHIRELGKKNRTFKSYIGLGYHPTIVPAPIQRNIFENPGWYTAYTPYQAEIAQGRLEAILNFQTTVIELTGMEIANASLLDEGTAAAEAMALLFDVRTRDQKKNNTHKFFVSEEILPQTLSVLQTRSTPIGIELVVGNHETFDFSNEFFGAILQYPGKYGQVNDYSAFVAKAKENEIKVAFAADILSLATLTSPGEMGAAVVVGTSQRFGVPMGYGGPHAAFFATKEEYKRSMPGRIIGVSIDVNGNRALRMALGTREQHIKREKATSNICTAQVLLAVMAGMYAVYHGPEGLKYIANKVHASAVTTAEALNKLGVYQTNTAYFDTILVKADAQKVKAVAENNKVNFFYPDADSVSISLNETTSVADINQIVAIFAEALGKETVTVSELTETTQLPDSLERTSSFLTHDVFNNHHSESQLMRYIKKLERKDLSLNHSMISLGSCTMKLNAASEMLPLSMPNWNSIHPFAPVEQAEGYITMLKKLEQQLNVITGFAGTTLQPNSGAQGEYAGLMAIRAYHMSRNEGHRNVCLIPSSAHGTNPASAAMAGMKIIVTKTTPEGNIDVEDLREKAIEHKDDLSCLMVTYPSTHGVFESSIIEITKLIHDNGGLVYMDGANMNAQVGLTNPATIGADVCHLNLHKTFAIPHGGGGPGVGPICVNEKLVPFLPTNPILKVGGEQAITAISSAPYGSALVCLISYGYITMMGAEGLKSATEHAILNANYMKSRFEGHYPILYTGECGRAAHEMILDCRAFKENGIEVGDIAKRLMDYGFHAPTVSFPVAGTLMIEPTESEDLAELDRFCDALISIRKEIEAATADDKNNVLKNAPHTLAMLTADSWDFPYSREKAAYPLEYIADNKFWPSVRRVDDAYGDRNLVCSCAPIEAYMES, translated from the coding sequence ATGAAAACAGATGCTTTTGCTTTAAGACACATTGGTCCAAGAGAAACTGATCTTCAGCATATGCTGAAAACTATTGGAGTTGACTCAATCGAGCGACTTGTTTATGAAACCCTTCCAGATGACATTCGTTTAAAAGCACCTTTGAATTTAGATCCTGCTATGACAGAATTCGAATATGCAAATCATATTCGCGAATTAGGAAAGAAAAACAGAACATTTAAATCATACATTGGTTTGGGTTATCACCCAACTATCGTTCCGGCTCCAATTCAGAGAAATATTTTCGAAAACCCAGGATGGTATACAGCTTACACGCCTTACCAAGCAGAAATTGCTCAAGGTCGTCTAGAAGCTATTTTAAATTTTCAGACTACTGTTATTGAGTTAACAGGAATGGAAATTGCCAATGCCTCTTTACTAGATGAAGGAACTGCTGCTGCAGAAGCTATGGCGTTATTATTTGACGTTCGTACGAGAGATCAAAAGAAAAACAATACACATAAATTCTTCGTTTCTGAAGAAATTTTACCTCAGACTTTATCTGTACTTCAAACACGTTCAACTCCAATTGGAATTGAATTAGTTGTTGGAAATCATGAAACATTTGATTTTTCAAATGAATTCTTTGGAGCTATTTTACAATACCCAGGAAAATACGGTCAAGTAAACGATTACAGCGCTTTTGTTGCTAAAGCAAAAGAAAATGAAATCAAAGTTGCCTTTGCTGCTGATATTTTATCATTAGCAACCTTAACTTCTCCAGGAGAAATGGGTGCTGCAGTAGTGGTTGGAACTTCACAACGTTTTGGTGTACCAATGGGTTATGGTGGTCCTCACGCTGCTTTTTTTGCAACTAAAGAAGAATACAAACGTTCTATGCCGGGCCGTATCATCGGAGTTTCTATTGATGTTAATGGAAACCGTGCTTTACGTATGGCTTTAGGAACTCGTGAGCAACACATTAAACGCGAAAAAGCAACTTCTAACATTTGTACTGCTCAGGTTTTATTAGCAGTTATGGCTGGAATGTACGCGGTTTACCACGGCCCAGAAGGATTAAAATACATTGCAAACAAAGTTCACGCCTCTGCAGTCACTACTGCTGAAGCTTTAAATAAATTAGGCGTATACCAAACAAATACTGCTTACTTTGATACTATCTTAGTAAAAGCGGATGCTCAAAAAGTAAAAGCAGTTGCGGAGAATAACAAAGTAAACTTCTTCTACCCTGATGCTGACTCCGTTTCGATTTCATTAAACGAAACAACTTCTGTTGCAGACATTAACCAAATCGTTGCGATTTTTGCTGAGGCTTTAGGAAAAGAAACTGTTACGGTTTCTGAATTAACTGAAACTACTCAATTGCCAGATTCATTAGAAAGAACATCTTCTTTCTTAACGCATGATGTTTTCAATAATCATCATTCAGAAAGTCAATTGATGCGTTACATCAAAAAATTAGAGCGTAAAGATTTATCATTAAATCATTCGATGATTTCATTAGGTTCTTGTACGATGAAATTAAACGCAGCTTCAGAAATGTTGCCTCTTTCAATGCCAAACTGGAACAGCATTCACCCGTTTGCACCAGTAGAGCAAGCTGAAGGTTACATTACAATGCTTAAAAAATTAGAGCAGCAATTAAATGTAATCACTGGTTTCGCTGGAACAACTTTACAGCCAAACTCAGGAGCTCAAGGAGAGTACGCTGGTTTAATGGCTATTCGTGCTTACCACATGTCAAGAAATGAAGGTCACCGTAATGTATGTTTGATTCCTTCATCGGCTCACGGAACAAATCCTGCTTCTGCAGCGATGGCTGGAATGAAAATCATTGTTACGAAAACGACTCCAGAAGGAAATATTGACGTAGAAGATTTAAGAGAAAAAGCGATTGAGCACAAAGATGATTTATCTTGTTTAATGGTAACGTATCCTTCTACTCACGGAGTTTTCGAATCTTCAATTATTGAAATCACTAAATTAATCCACGATAACGGCGGATTAGTATATATGGATGGTGCAAACATGAACGCACAAGTTGGATTAACAAATCCTGCTACAATTGGCGCTGACGTTTGTCACTTAAACTTACACAAAACATTCGCTATTCCTCACGGTGGCGGTGGACCTGGAGTTGGACCAATCTGTGTGAATGAAAAATTAGTTCCGTTCTTGCCAACAAATCCAATCTTAAAAGTAGGTGGTGAACAAGCAATTACAGCAATTTCATCTGCACCTTACGGATCTGCTTTAGTATGTTTAATCTCTTACGGTTACATCACAATGATGGGAGCTGAAGGATTAAAAAGTGCTACAGAACACGCAATCTTGAATGCGAACTATATGAAATCTCGTTTTGAAGGACACTACCCAATTCTTTACACTGGAGAATGCGGAAGAGCTGCTCACGAAATGATTTTAGATTGCCGTGCATTTAAAGAAAACGGAATTGAAGTGGGTGATATCGCAAAACGTTTAATGGATTACGGTTTCCACGCTCCAACGGTTTCTTTCCCAGTTGCTGGAACTTTAATGATCGAGCCAACTGAATCTGAAGATTTAGCTGAATTAGATCGTTTTTGTGATGCACTTATCTCAATCAGAAAAGAGATTGAAGCAGCAACTGCTGATGACAAAAACAATGTATTGAAAAATGCACCTCATACATTAGCAATGTTAACTGCTGATTCTTGGGATTTCCCTTATTCAAGAGAAAAAGCGGCTTATCCATTAGAATACATTGCAGATAATAAATTCTGGCCATCTGTTCGTCGTGTAGATGATGCTTATGGTGATAGAAATTTAGTTTGTAGCTGTGCTCCTATTGAAGCTTACATGGAAAGCTAA